One Triticum dicoccoides isolate Atlit2015 ecotype Zavitan chromosome 5B, WEW_v2.0, whole genome shotgun sequence genomic window carries:
- the LOC119308331 gene encoding PP2A regulatory subunit TAP46-like — MGEVEDVSNRMEAQLRVHAAEDDADLPLPALFDRASHLHSLASSSSLDQEGIRKGVDLLRRCDDMVSKLGLFSSNETKEDVSTANLKYLLVPYYLGEMTEQVEQEDRIPVLKASQDHLKEFISVCEALELIPEDELQLYRQGQSETGANRRAQKVARFKRQKAAETKLQEIKERKERRGRSLRATALSAPIEAGEEDDLEADGEEEREAWLATISLALCKAFDLVDMLKKEEEMLLAVKERKEKDGNAFAREMLDERRQKAEAWHQNAASRAPYSKPAAPITCATFAQDVIEGRASVSQAHDHKHQPLIFGPASLVGGGLTSERERMAAQVFQPGFRMPTMSIEQAGLAEMKMMEQWQERTAKMIQEASSSWHKDDTSLAQDDEDAEEEKARAFDDWKDENPRGAGNKKLTPCG, encoded by the exons ATGGGGGAAGTGGAGGACGTCAGTAACAGGATGGAGGCGCAGCTGCGCGTCCACGCGGCGGAGGACGACGCCGATCTCCCGCTCCCCGCCCTCTTCGACAGGGCGTCCCACCTCCACTCGCTCGCCTCCAGCTCCTCCCTCGACCAG GAAGGGATCCGGAAGGGGGTCGACCTGCTGCGGCGCTGCGACGACATGGTCAGCAAGCTCGGCCTCTTCTCTTCCAACGAGACCAAGGAAGACGTCTCCACCGCCAATCTCAAGTACCTGCTC GTGCCGTACTACCTTGGGGAAATGACTGAGCAAGTGGAGCAGGAGGACCGGATTCCGGTCCTCAAGGCATCGCAGGACCATTTGAAG GAGTTCATTTCTGTATGTGAAGCATTGGAGCTTATTCCAGAGGACGAGCTTCAGTTATATAGGCAGGGGCAGTCTGAAACAGGGGCAAACCGAAGAGCACAAAAG GTTGCCAGGTTCAAGCGGCAAAAGGCTGCAGAAACGAAGCTCCAAGAGATCAAAGAGAGAAAGGAAAGGCGCGGTCGTTCATTGAGAGCAACGGCTTTATCAGCACCTATTGAAGCCGGGGAAGAAGATGATTTGGAGGCCGATGGAGAGGAAGAAAGGGAG GCTTGGCTTGCTACTATCTCCTTGGCTCTTTGCAAG GCTTTTGATCTCGTTGACATGTTAAAGAAGGAAGAAGAGATGCTTCTGGCtgtaaaagaaagaaaagaaaag GATGGAAATGCATTTGCTCGAGAAATGCTAGATGAACGCAGGCAAAAGGCTGAAGCATGGCACCAGAATGCTGCCAGCCGTGCACCATATTCCAAACCAGCTGCTCCAATCACTTGTGCAACTTTTGCTCAAGATGTCATTGAAGGCAGAGCAAGTGTTTCACAAGCTCATGACCACAAACACCAACCCCTGATATTTGGACCTGCAAGTCTTGTTGGTGGGGGACTCACCAGTGAGAGGGAAAGAATGGCGGCACAAGTTTTTCAGCCTGGTTTCAG GATGCCGACAATGAGCATCGAACAAGCCGGCTTAGCTGAAATGAAAATGATGGAGCAATGGCAAGAAAGAACTGCCAAGATGATTCAAGAGGCTAGCTCCTCTTGGCACAAGGATGACACTAGTTTGGCGCAGGACGACGAGGACGCAGAAGAGGAGAAAGCAAGGGCATTTGATGACTGGAAGGATGAAAACCCACGCGGTGCAGGCAACAAGAAGCTCACTCCCTGCGGCTAA
- the LOC119308333 gene encoding uncharacterized protein LOC119308333 isoform X1, with protein sequence MADEAPPRRLFEPSPPASVFRILSRLKNALRYSHVDNQCQVPLWEREFCSLVGGISWQRFCENKHFAYMYKEIEQWDDSGAFENFQNAKSRFWSHYHGQPSDIPYPNPDLYIDEVDHRCEVDPELVADLDKVRVPFEADNEPAVAANNRCAQNQSGNWDIYLEKPTPEVNKWEADNSASNAGWGASQEPLSSWNKISTGWGEALAEPGWGSSGNNHCPGNNWSSSHGVSSNNNTYYQDPGGAYGRKRNSGGGYSQQRNSKQRNQAESHHQRGRWQDHRDRGRHGERFLFDNRPNGQRAERGF encoded by the exons ATGGCCGACGAAGCGCCACCACGACGCCTCTTCGAACCCTCGCCCCCCGCCTCCGTATTCCG GATACTGTCCAGGCTAAAGAATGCCCTCA GATACAGTCACGTGGATAATCAATGCCAAGTCCCATTATGGGAAAGGGAATTTTGCAGTCTTGTTGGTGGCATTTCGTGGCAGAGGTTCTGCGAGAACAAGCACTTTGCCTATATGTACAAGGAGATAGAGCAGTGGGATGACTCGGGAGCTTTTGAGAATTTCCAGAACGCAAAATCAAGGTTCTGGTCTCATTACCATGGCCAACCTTCTGATATACCTTACCCCAACCCTGATCTGTACATTGATGAGGTCGACCATCGTTGCGAGGTCGACCCCGAGTTGGTAGCTGACCTGGACAAGGTGCGGGTACCCTTTGAGGCGGACAACGAGCCCGCCGTAGCTGCCAATAACAGGTGTGCCCAGAACCAGTCAGGGAACTGGGACATCTATCTAGAAAAGCCGACCCCTGAGGTGAACAAGTGGGAGGCGGACAACTCGGCATCCAACGCAGGTTGGGGAGCGAGTCAGGAGCCTCTGAGCAGCTGGAACAAAATCAGCACCGGCTGGGGCGAGGCCCTGGCGGAGCCCGGTTGGGGCAGCTCAGGCAACAACCATTGCCCAGGGAATAACTGGAGCAGCTCCCATGGAGTATCCAGCAACAATAACACATACTACCAGGATCCAGGCGGCGCATATGGCAGGAAAAGGAACAGTGGAGGCGGGTACTCCCAGCAGAGGAACAGCAAGCAGAGGAACCAGGCTGAGAGCCACCACCAGAGGGGCAGATGGCAGGATCACAGGGACAGGGGGAGGCATGGCGAGCGGTTCCTGTTTGACAATAGGCCAAATGGGCAGCGAGCAGAGCGCGGCTTCTGA
- the LOC119308333 gene encoding uncharacterized protein LOC119308333 isoform X2, which yields MGGRNRRWPTKRHHDASSNPRPPPPYSGYSHVDNQCQVPLWEREFCSLVGGISWQRFCENKHFAYMYKEIEQWDDSGAFENFQNAKSRFWSHYHGQPSDIPYPNPDLYIDEVDHRCEVDPELVADLDKVRVPFEADNEPAVAANNRCAQNQSGNWDIYLEKPTPEVNKWEADNSASNAGWGASQEPLSSWNKISTGWGEALAEPGWGSSGNNHCPGNNWSSSHGVSSNNNTYYQDPGGAYGRKRNSGGGYSQQRNSKQRNQAESHHQRGRWQDHRDRGRHGERFLFDNRPNGQRAERGF from the exons ATGGGGGGTCGCAATCGGCGATGGCCGACGAAGCGCCACCACGACGCCTCTTCGAACCCTCGCCCCCCGCCTCCGTATTCCG GATACAGTCACGTGGATAATCAATGCCAAGTCCCATTATGGGAAAGGGAATTTTGCAGTCTTGTTGGTGGCATTTCGTGGCAGAGGTTCTGCGAGAACAAGCACTTTGCCTATATGTACAAGGAGATAGAGCAGTGGGATGACTCGGGAGCTTTTGAGAATTTCCAGAACGCAAAATCAAGGTTCTGGTCTCATTACCATGGCCAACCTTCTGATATACCTTACCCCAACCCTGATCTGTACATTGATGAGGTCGACCATCGTTGCGAGGTCGACCCCGAGTTGGTAGCTGACCTGGACAAGGTGCGGGTACCCTTTGAGGCGGACAACGAGCCCGCCGTAGCTGCCAATAACAGGTGTGCCCAGAACCAGTCAGGGAACTGGGACATCTATCTAGAAAAGCCGACCCCTGAGGTGAACAAGTGGGAGGCGGACAACTCGGCATCCAACGCAGGTTGGGGAGCGAGTCAGGAGCCTCTGAGCAGCTGGAACAAAATCAGCACCGGCTGGGGCGAGGCCCTGGCGGAGCCCGGTTGGGGCAGCTCAGGCAACAACCATTGCCCAGGGAATAACTGGAGCAGCTCCCATGGAGTATCCAGCAACAATAACACATACTACCAGGATCCAGGCGGCGCATATGGCAGGAAAAGGAACAGTGGAGGCGGGTACTCCCAGCAGAGGAACAGCAAGCAGAGGAACCAGGCTGAGAGCCACCACCAGAGGGGCAGATGGCAGGATCACAGGGACAGGGGGAGGCATGGCGAGCGGTTCCTGTTTGACAATAGGCCAAATGGGCAGCGAGCAGAGCGCGGCTTCTGA